The genomic DNA AAGGCCATCAAAGTCAAGAGCCGAGGCTTCCGCAACAAGAAGCGGTTTGCAGATGCCATCTACTTCCATCTGGGAGGCCTTGACCTCTACCCTGCAGGGGCTCGATGAACGGCGCTACCCACACGAACAATCGTAGAGCCATTTTAAAGTGGAGAGTTCGGGCGATTACTACCACTTACAGAAACATGTGATCGCTACGAAAACATCGAAGTTCACTGAGGCGCAGATCGTCCCTACGCCAGGCTGAGACCGGAGCTAAGGTCGCTGAGGTCTGTCGCAAGCGGGGTATCAGCGAGGCTACCTTCTACAACTGTAAGAAGAAGTACGGGGGCCTCGGCATCACAGAGCTCCGTCGCTTGCCACAGCTAGAGGAGGAGAACCATCAGCTCAAGAAGTTGGTGGCGGACCTCTCGCTCGACAAGCAGGTGCTGCAGGACGTTATTAAAAATAGCTCTGCGGCCGGCTCAGCATCGATTCGTGGTAAATCACATGGTCGATGAGTACAGAGTCTCGGCCCGGCGGGCTTGCCAGGTCGCTGTGCTGGCAAGATCGATGTTCATGTGCGAACCGTTCCCGACAAAGACGTGGCGCTCCGGGCACGCATCCGTGAGATCGCTGACGCGAGGGTTCGCTACGGCTTCTGACGCGTGTACGTACTTGTTCGCCGGGAGGGCTGGATGGTCAATCAAAAGCGCGAATATCGCATCTACAAGGAGAATGGGCTCAATTTGCGTAGCAAGCAACCACGTAGAAGCCGCGCAGCTGCACACCGCCTGGATCGGGTAGAAGCTGTAAGACCAATCGAGTCATGGAGCATGGATTTTGTCAGTGATGCCCTGTTCGACGGCCGCAGATTCAGGGCCGTTACAATAGTTGAGAATTTTAGTCGGGAGTGCCTGGCCATTCATGCAGATCAGTCGCTGAAAGGTGGCGACGTCAGGGCCGTCGTTGAACGGGTCTGTGCTGGCTTCGGACAGGCACCGTATCGTATTCAAGTTGACAACGGTGGCGAGTTCATCAGCAATATCATCGCTCAACGGGCCTGCGACAACGGCGTAACGCTGGACTTTTCCAGACCGGGCAAGCCAACCGATAATCCGAACATTCAATCATTCAACGGTTCCTTCCGGGATGAGTGTTTGAACCTGCATTGGTTCCTGTCACTCGACGACGCCCGCGAGAAGATTGAGGCCTGGCGACTTGAGTATAACTCCTTCCGTCCGCACTCCTCTCTGGGCGATCTGACACCCGAGGAGTTCACCGCCTTCAGGGAAGCTTACAGGTTGATGGCAAATTTACAGTTAAGGTGCACAACAATGCCAATAATACAATCTAGCTTGCCGAGTATATCTACTCTGGTTATATTTTACGCGTGCACTTTCTTATTGCTGCTGAGTCCGTACACAGTTTATGGGAGACCAGATATTCTTGTTGCTGTAATATTATCTTTCTACGGCCTGTTCAAACTACGAGGCAACATACAGAAGATTATAGTTCGTGATTTTGTTGTTTTAAGCGTAGTACTATTAGTAACTCTCTACGGATCACTTATGTCTGTATTGTTTGTTGAGGTTCAGTTTCAACATGCAAGAGTCATTATTTCTTATATTATTTCGTATTCTGCTTTCATCGGTCTCTTAGTTTTTTCCGTGAGGAACGGTGTGACGAATAAACAGGCCGCCAATGCCGTGATCTACGCAGTTACTATCAATTCTATTATTATTCTGATTTCTTTTTTTTCTACTAATTTCAGAATATTTATTGAAAGCTTACTTGTGCAAATGGATTTGGATTATTCTGAAAGTTTTAAATTTCGAGGAATAGCCTCTGCTGGCGGTTCCGGTCTCTCAATACTGTATGCTATCGCATTCATAGTATTGTTAGAAAAAATACGTGACAAGAAAATAAATATCATGGTTGGGTATGTCTTGGCTGTTATGTATTTTGCTACGTCTCTTTTAATCGGTCGTACCGGTGTGATTCTGATCTTGCTGGTAACAGCATATTATTCTATTCCATCCTTGAGGCTTTTATTGCCCGTTTTATTAACTTCATTAATATTCTACTATTATTACGAAGAAATAGGTTTATATGTAAACGATGTGCTTGGCCCTAATATCTTCTGGTATACGATAGGATTTCTGTTTGAAGGTGGTGCAGGGATTGATACTGAAGGGACGCTATCAGCCGTTCAATCTCATTGGTTCATTCCTAAGGACTACCATTTGCTTATTGGTTACGGATTCTATGGTATCGGCGATTTTGAGCCGTGGACTGATTCTGGCTATATGAGAACATTGTTGTCAGTTGGGTTGCCTTTAGCCGTGTTTGTTTACCTTTTGATGGTTTTTATGATTTATCCCACTGTGAGGAAAAACCGGATGCTGCTCCTAATATTCTCAGTATTGTTGATATCAGAGATAAAGGAGCCATTCTTCTTTTCTGGTTTTGGTCTTAGGGCTTTTCTTCTTTTATATATATTTGAGAAATTTAGGAGTCACATTCGGGTACAACGTTAGAGCAAAGAATTTAGGCAATACAGTTAGTGTATGCCTAGAAAGTGATGCGTTGATGTCATGAAAGTATTGCATGTTATTGTAGGGCTCAGTTTAGGAGGGGCTGAATCAATGCTTTTTAGATTAATCTCATTTACACCCGAGCATGAGCATATTGTAGTTTCTCTTACGGACTCTGGTTATATCGGTTCAAAAATAAAAGGAGCGGGTCACGTAGTATTATGCCTACATCTTAGTTCTTTCAATTTTGTAAATGCCTTTTGGACACTTTACAAACTGATTAGAAAGAATCAGCCAGATGCTATTCAAACATGGATGTACCATTCTGATCTTATTGGTGGGGTATTGGGAAGATTGGCGGGGGTTAGAAAGATAATATGGAATATACGTAACACAGAGATCCCACAGAGTCGATTCTCCAGGACTTATGTGGTATTGAAAATATGTTCATTAGCATCGCGTTCGCTCCCACATGAAATAATATGCAATTCTAACGCGGGCCTTGAGAGTCATAGTGCATTGGGATACGAGCGCAAACGAATGTTAGTTATACCGAATGGGTACGACGCTTCCGTCTGGAATCCAGCGCTTTACGATCGGGCATCATTAAGAAGAAAGTACGGACTGCCCCAGGATGCGTTCATTATCGGAATGATCGGGCGTCATGATCGACTTAAGGGCTATGATGATTTCATTAAGGCAGCTGCTTTGTTAGCGGAGAAGCGTCTTGATTACACTCTTTTCTTTGGGGTTGGACGTGGAGTAAATCATGATAATCCTGAGTTTAATAAATTGATTTCTAAATACGGAAAGAATGCTGAGTTCAAGTTAATCGATGAGCAGAGCGATATCGCGGAGATTATGGCTACTCTTGATGTCTTTTGTTTGTCTTCAAAAGCTGAAGGTTTTCCCAATGTGGTTGCGGAGGCGATGCTAATGAAAATACCTTGTGTGGTCACTGACGTTGGTGACGCATCAGTAATCGTTGGCAACACTGGTATTATTGTTCCTCCTTGCAACCAACAAGCGCTTGCCGATGCATTCCTAGAGATGATTGAAATGTCCAGTCAGGAGCGGTTATCAAGAGGAGTATCTGCCCGGCAAAGAATCATTGAGCACTATGATATTCAGGATGTTGCTCAGAGGTATACTGCAATCTATTGTACGAATGAGTGTTAATATGAATAATAATATTGATGAAAAAACTGTGTCTGGATTTGGCGATGAGTGGGAGCGTTTCGATCAATCAGTGCTTCCCACTGACGAAAACCAACGGTTGTTTGTCAAATATTTCAGAGTCTTTCCCTGGGAATCGCTACCGGTTGGTGCGCAAGGCTTCGATATGGGTTGTGGCAGCGGTAGATGGGCTCGGATGGTCGCGCCTCGCGTCCGTCTCTTGCATTGCATTGATCCCAGCTCCGCGATAGACGTCGCGCGGCGCAATCTGTCAACATATGCCAACTGCCTGTTTTATCAGGCTGGTGTTGGTGATTTAGTGTTACCTGATAGCAGTATGGATTTTGGTTATTCGCTTGGTGTGCTGCATCATATTCCAAATACACAGAAAGGTATAGACGACTGCGTTCGAATGCTCAAGCCTGGCGCGCCACTTCTCTTATATCTCTACTACGCATTAGACAATCAATCGGGGTGGTATCGTATGCTTTGGAAAACTAGCGATATACTCCGTAGGTTAATTTGTCGTTTCCCGCACAAACCACGGTATGTTATTAGTCAGATAATAGCGAGTATTGTCTACCTACCTATAGCTAGATTCGCTGCGTTGTTGGAGCTATGCGGAATGAGTGCAAGAAAGGTTGAGAGATTACCCCTCGGATCTTATCGGAATTTAAGTTTCTACACCATGCGTACCGATGCATTGGATCGATTTGGAACCCATCTTGAGCAACGGTTTACGAAGAAGGAAATTAAGTTAATGATGGAGAATGCAGGTCTTGATTCCATCCACTTTTCCGACGAGTCGCCGTTTTGGTGCGCAGTTGGCTTTAAAGCGGAGTAAAATATGTGTGGTTTTACGGGGTATTTTACCGCCGGTAGGTCGATAGAGGAATTCGCAACCCATAGGCTTTTAAAGAGCATGGCTCAGACTATAGTACATAGAGGGCCGGACAGTGCTGGTTATTGGGCAGATACGTCGGCTGGGGTAGGGCTTGCTCATCGACGTCTGGCAATTGTTGATCTAAGTCCAGCTGGAGCTCAACCTATGTCTTCCGTCAGCGAGCGTTACGTATTAGCGTTTAATGGCGAAATATACAATCATATGCGTCTTCGTGGGCAACTGAATCGTGAAGGCAGGCTCACGGCGAACTGGCGCGGCCATTCCGACACCGAAACTTTACTGGCAGGTATCGACGCATGGGGCTTGGAAGCAACTTTGAAGCGCGCCATTGGGATGTTTGCACTGGCAGTGTGGGATCGCTCCGAACGTATGTTAACACTCGCACGCGACCGCTTGGGTGAAAAACCGCTTTACTACGGATGGCAGGGACAGGGTGGCGAGGCGGTATTTTTGTTCGGTTCAGAGTTGTCAGCATTGCGCCGACATCCTGCCTTTTCGGCAGAGATTAATCGTAATGCTCTGGCGCTTTACATGCGACATAATTACATCGGCGGCCAGTATTCTATTTTCTCAGGTATACACAAGTTGTTGCCTGGGCATCTGCTCACGCTGTCTTGTGATGCTCCAGAGCCTGTATTGCGTTCTTGGTGGTCTGGTGCAGCTACCGCCGAAAATGGCGTGGGTAAGCCTTTCCCCGGCTCGCCTAAAGATGCTGTGGATACACTTGAAGGTTTACTACGAGATGCAATAGCACAGCAGATGATAGCTGATGTACCGCTGGGCGCGTTCTTATCAGGGGGCGTTGACTCATCCACTGTGGTGGCATTGATGCAAACTCAGAGCAGTCAACCGATTAGCACTTATAGTATTGGCTTTCATGAAAAGAGCTACAATGAAGCACAACATGCTAAGGCGGTGGCGAAGCACCTTGGAACAAATCATACTGAGTATTATGTCACCTCTGAGCAGGCACAAACCGTTATCCCTAGATTGCCAACGTTATATTCAGAACCGTTTGCCGACTCCTCGCAAATCCCAACTTATCTTGTCAGCCAACTGGCCCGACAGCATGTTGCAGTGTCGCTTTCCGGAGATGCAGGGGATGAATTATTTTGCGGTTACAGACGCTACCAGATGACGGCTGCTTTGTGGGGTAAGATTTCGTATTTGCCTCTAACAATTCGCCAGTTGACTGCAGGCTTGATTACAGCCATTCCGCCTACAGCGTGGGACAAGCTGGGTGCCGTGTTATCGGTATCTCGACTGGGTGATAAGTTGCATAAGGGAGGAGCACTTCTTGATAAGCGCACGGTGACAGATTTGTATCTGGGCATGGTATCACACTGGGAGGACCCCGCAGCTGTAGTGCTTGGCTCAACAGAGCCAGCAACTATCTTGACAGGCGCGGCGCCAGCTCTTGAAGGCTTAGGTGATGTAGAGCGCATGATGGCGTTGGATATGTTAAGCTACCTACCTGACGATATTCTTGTTAAGGTGGATCGTGCCGCCATGGGCGTTAGCTTAGAGACCCGGATTCCCTTCCTTGATCATCGCGTGGTGGAATTTGCTTGGTCGTTGCCACTGAATTATAAGTTACGTAACGGGGTCTCTAAATGGCCGCTACGCCAAGTGTTATATCGCCATATACCGCGTGATTTGATTGAGCGGCCAAAAATGGGTTTTGGCGTTCCGATTGATGCATGGCTGCGCGGTCCGCTTAAGGACTGGGCCGAAGATTTATTGGACCAGACACGCTTGCGCCAAGAGGGTTTTTTCAATCCGATACTGATTCGCGCAAGATGGGCTGAACACCTGTCTGGGCAGCGTAATTGGCAGCACCATCTGTGGAACGTGCTAATGTTTCAAGCGTGGCTGGAAGTCCATAATGACTGAAGTGCGAATAATATTATTCGTGACTCTAATTATTTATATAATTACCGATGACACATGAAAAATAGGACCAGATTCAACTCTGAAGTACTTTAATCTACCGAGTTAGGAAAAGCGGCCAGTTACCTATAGGCTTTTGTCCTATTCTCCAACAAAATGAGTTGCTACAAGTACCTGACCTACGCAAAACGATGCGAGATAGTCGTGTTAAAGAAAAGCGGTTCTAGTCAGCAGCGCATCGCAGATGCCATTTTGAGTAATGAATGAAATGTCAAAAGCCAGGATCTAAAGACGGACAGAGATAATTGATGGCTACGGTTCTTCTCATAGCGTCCTTAGGATCCTCCCTACGCAATTTTCGCGGACAGTTGATAGAGGACTTTCGAGCGCGAGGGCATGATGTGCACACTGCGGCACCTTTTCAAGATGCAGATGCAACTACAAGAAAATGGCTTACGTCACGTGGAGTGCATTGTCACGATATCCCACTTGTGCGTGCTGGACTCAGCCCACACTCTGACATATGCACACTACTGGCACTATACAATCTTATTAGGAAAGTACGTCCAGATAGCTGTCTTTCCTACACTATCAAGCCGGTAATATGGGGTGGAGTTGCTGCATGGTTGGCGCGAATACCGCAAAGGGTTGCGCTCATTACGGGTCTAGGTTACGCCTTCATTGAAGCCCCACAGGGCAAACGAGCCCTCGTACGGTGGTTAGTGGGTCATTTGTATTCTATCGCGTTGAGACGGTCAACGTTGGTAATATTTCAGAACCCAGACGATTGTAACGACTTTCGTCGTTGGGGGCTTCTGCCATCTAGTGTTCCTGTTATAGTCGTGCATGGTTCGGGCGTAGATCTGAAGGTCTTCAGTCTAGTGCCCTTTCCTCAAAAACCTGTTCGCTTCCTGCTGGTCGCAAGATTGCTGGGTGACAAAGGAATCCGTGAGTATGCCGCATCGGCTGAGCGCCTGCATGTGAAGTGGCCAGAAGCCGAGTTTCATCTGGTTGGACCACTTGACACGAACCCTGACGGAATAAAAAGGGATGAAGTACAGGCGTGGCAGGATGCTGGGAATATAATCTGGCAGGGCGAATTGGAGGATGTTCGACCTGCCATTGCTGGCGCACACGTCTTTGTGCTGCCCAGTTACCGTGAGGGTATGCCACGTACTGTTCTTGAAGCGATGTCGATGGGTCGCCCCGTTATTACGACGGACGTACCAGGGTGTCGAGAGACGGTGGTAGAAGGCGTAAACGGCTTTCTCGTAGCGCGACAGGATATCGATGAGCTAGTAGGAGCCATGGAGCGTTTTCTTGTGGCACCAAATCTGACAATTAAAATGGGAGCAAATTCTCGTATGATCGCAGAGGACAAATATGACGTACACAAGGTAAACGCCCAGATGATTGCCGCGATGAATCTATGAGTACAATGGACACATTTTTGGTCTACTCACTTTGATGAACACCTCGAGCGAGGTACCCCCGCCTTGAAGGCCTATTCGGGATCTACGCCGAACCTCCTGCCGTTCTATCTCGAGCCCCATCGAACCAGTAAGTATGTTACCACCATGATTGCACGCACTACGACCTACCAACGTTGGGGTAAATCGATAATCGAGCGAACGCTTGCAGCGGCCGGTTTATTCATGCTCTCTCCGCTGATCGGTGCACTTGCGGCGCTCGTACGAATCCAGTTAGGTAGTCCGGTTTTTTATGTGCAGGAACGTCCGGGCCTACACGGCATTTCGTTTCACATCTACAAATTCCGTACAATGAAGGACTCACGAGGCCCAGATGGGAGCCTGCTGCCGGACGCCAAACGCATCTCTCCATTCGGCCACTTCCTTCGCAGTACGAGCCTTGACGAACTGCCCGAATTATGGAATGTACTACGAGGCGACATGAGCCTAGTAGGCCCACGCCCCCTTCTATTGGAGTACCTAAATCTTTACACTCCTGAGCAGTTGCGCCGTCATGACGTCAAGCCTGGAATTACTGGTTGGGCACAGGTGAACGGTCGAAATGCAATCTCCTGGGAGCGGAGATTCGAGCTTGACACTTGGTACGTTGACAACAGATCTTTCTTACTTGACCTGAAAATACTCTGGATGACTATTGTCAAGGTTTTGAAGCGGGACGGAATAAATGCAGAAGACCAGGCCACCATGCAACGGTTTACGGGTAGTAGCGAATGAAGCTATTTGGTGTATTCGGCGCTAGCGGTTGCGGTAGGGGAGTCATGCCCCTTGTCCGGAATGCTTTTGGAATTCAATCGAGTTGCCAATATGTATTTGTAGACGATGCAAAACTCCCTCCACTGATTAACGGACAGAAATGCATGAGCTTCGACGCATTTACCCATCTTCATGAACAACAAAAATCAGTCTGCATTGCGATTGCGGACGGTCGTGTAAGGGCACGCGTTGTGGCACGATGCGAGGAGGCCGGACTATCGTTTTTTAGTGTCCGCGCGGGAAACGTTGTGGTCATGGATGCAGTTGAGATTGGGGAGGGGACGATCTTGTCTCCATTTGTGACGCTGACGTCCAACATCCGAATTGGGAAACATTTTCATGCCAACTTGTACTCTTACGTTGAGCATGACTGCGTCATCGGCGACTTTGTCACATTCGCTCCAGGCGCGAAGTGTAACGGAAACATCATTGTCGAGGATTACGCATATATTGGCGCAGGGGCAGTAATAAAGCAAGGCAAGCCAGGCGCTCCATTGCGCATTGGTCGTGGTGCGGTTGTCGGCATGGGATCCGTGGTGACAAGAGATGTGGCAGACGGAGTTACCGTGGTTGGTAACCCAGCACGTCCCCTTCTAAAGTAAATAGAATGCGTATATATCTGTCCCGTCCCCACATGTCTGGTCACGAGAAAGCACGCGTCGCTGACGCATTTGCTTCCAACTTCGTCGCTCCGCTCGGTCCTCAGCTCAATGCCTTTGAGGAAAGGGTCTCGACGTATTTGGGCGGAAACTTACACTGTGTCGGGTTGTCGTCTGGTTCAGCTGCTCTACACCTCGCATTACGTGTCACCGGTGTAGCTGAAGGTGATGAGGTCTGGATATCATCCATGACATTTGCCGGCGGCATTTTCCCGGTACTTTATCAGCGGGCGATACCGCGTTTTTTTGATCTTGATCCGGCTACATGGGCGATAGACATAGATCTGTTGTCCAGAGAGTTGGAACGGGCAAGTCGTGACGGTCGGCTACCAAAGGCTGTCGTACCAACTGACCTGTACGGACAGAGCGTTGATCTCAGGTCATTGGAGTCAATGGCGCAACATTATGGCGTTCGATTAGTCGTGGACGCTGCAGAGAGTCTCGGTGCTTCCGGACCGGACGGA from Rhodothermales bacterium includes the following:
- a CDS encoding glycosyltransferase, which produces MKVLHVIVGLSLGGAESMLFRLISFTPEHEHIVVSLTDSGYIGSKIKGAGHVVLCLHLSSFNFVNAFWTLYKLIRKNQPDAIQTWMYHSDLIGGVLGRLAGVRKIIWNIRNTEIPQSRFSRTYVVLKICSLASRSLPHEIICNSNAGLESHSALGYERKRMLVIPNGYDASVWNPALYDRASLRRKYGLPQDAFIIGMIGRHDRLKGYDDFIKAAALLAEKRLDYTLFFGVGRGVNHDNPEFNKLISKYGKNAEFKLIDEQSDIAEIMATLDVFCLSSKAEGFPNVVAEAMLMKIPCVVTDVGDASVIVGNTGIIVPPCNQQALADAFLEMIEMSSQERLSRGVSARQRIIEHYDIQDVAQRYTAIYCTNEC
- a CDS encoding methyltransferase domain-containing protein; amino-acid sequence: MSVNMNNNIDEKTVSGFGDEWERFDQSVLPTDENQRLFVKYFRVFPWESLPVGAQGFDMGCGSGRWARMVAPRVRLLHCIDPSSAIDVARRNLSTYANCLFYQAGVGDLVLPDSSMDFGYSLGVLHHIPNTQKGIDDCVRMLKPGAPLLLYLYYALDNQSGWYRMLWKTSDILRRLICRFPHKPRYVISQIIASIVYLPIARFAALLELCGMSARKVERLPLGSYRNLSFYTMRTDALDRFGTHLEQRFTKKEIKLMMENAGLDSIHFSDESPFWCAVGFKAE
- the asnB gene encoding asparagine synthase (glutamine-hydrolyzing), coding for MCGFTGYFTAGRSIEEFATHRLLKSMAQTIVHRGPDSAGYWADTSAGVGLAHRRLAIVDLSPAGAQPMSSVSERYVLAFNGEIYNHMRLRGQLNREGRLTANWRGHSDTETLLAGIDAWGLEATLKRAIGMFALAVWDRSERMLTLARDRLGEKPLYYGWQGQGGEAVFLFGSELSALRRHPAFSAEINRNALALYMRHNYIGGQYSIFSGIHKLLPGHLLTLSCDAPEPVLRSWWSGAATAENGVGKPFPGSPKDAVDTLEGLLRDAIAQQMIADVPLGAFLSGGVDSSTVVALMQTQSSQPISTYSIGFHEKSYNEAQHAKAVAKHLGTNHTEYYVTSEQAQTVIPRLPTLYSEPFADSSQIPTYLVSQLARQHVAVSLSGDAGDELFCGYRRYQMTAALWGKISYLPLTIRQLTAGLITAIPPTAWDKLGAVLSVSRLGDKLHKGGALLDKRTVTDLYLGMVSHWEDPAAVVLGSTEPATILTGAAPALEGLGDVERMMALDMLSYLPDDILVKVDRAAMGVSLETRIPFLDHRVVEFAWSLPLNYKLRNGVSKWPLRQVLYRHIPRDLIERPKMGFGVPIDAWLRGPLKDWAEDLLDQTRLRQEGFFNPILIRARWAEHLSGQRNWQHHLWNVLMFQAWLEVHND
- a CDS encoding glycosyltransferase, with the protein product MHGSGVDLKVFSLVPFPQKPVRFLLVARLLGDKGIREYAASAERLHVKWPEAEFHLVGPLDTNPDGIKRDEVQAWQDAGNIIWQGELEDVRPAIAGAHVFVLPSYREGMPRTVLEAMSMGRPVITTDVPGCRETVVEGVNGFLVARQDIDELVGAMERFLVAPNLTIKMGANSRMIAEDKYDVHKVNAQMIAAMNL
- a CDS encoding sugar transferase — protein: MIARTTTYQRWGKSIIERTLAAAGLFMLSPLIGALAALVRIQLGSPVFYVQERPGLHGISFHIYKFRTMKDSRGPDGSLLPDAKRISPFGHFLRSTSLDELPELWNVLRGDMSLVGPRPLLLEYLNLYTPEQLRRHDVKPGITGWAQVNGRNAISWERRFELDTWYVDNRSFLLDLKILWMTIVKVLKRDGINAEDQATMQRFTGSSE
- a CDS encoding acetyltransferase yields the protein MKLFGVFGASGCGRGVMPLVRNAFGIQSSCQYVFVDDAKLPPLINGQKCMSFDAFTHLHEQQKSVCIAIADGRVRARVVARCEEAGLSFFSVRAGNVVVMDAVEIGEGTILSPFVTLTSNIRIGKHFHANLYSYVEHDCVIGDFVTFAPGAKCNGNIIVEDYAYIGAGAVIKQGKPGAPLRIGRGAVVGMGSVVTRDVADGVTVVGNPARPLLK